One Thermicanus aegyptius DSM 12793 DNA segment encodes these proteins:
- a CDS encoding YlmC/YmxH family sporulation protein: protein MRFSQFGGKEIIDVNSGERLGVINQSDLIIDPLTGRIESILLPVGRFWGKPKEELNIPWSSVRKIGSEMVIVQLKEREVSRE from the coding sequence ATGAGATTCAGCCAATTTGGAGGAAAAGAGATTATTGATGTGAACAGTGGAGAACGGTTAGGCGTAATCAATCAATCGGATCTAATCATCGACCCGCTCACAGGGCGGATTGAATCGATTCTTCTTCCGGTCGGTCGATTTTGGGGTAAACCAAAGGAAGAGTTGAATATCCCATGGTCATCTGTCCGGAAAATCGGATCCGAGATGGTGATTGTTCAGTTAAAGGAACGGGAAGTTTCCCGAGAGTAA
- the rbfA gene encoding 30S ribosome-binding factor RbfA, with translation MSKVRTNRIAEQIKKELGFLFQRELKDPRIGFVTVMGVEVSSDLSQAKIFVSVMGSEEEKKETLKTLEKAQGFLRSEIGKRIELRHVPELIFKLDTSIDYGDRIERILSGLKEEKSHEKS, from the coding sequence ATGTCAAAGGTTCGAACCAATCGGATCGCGGAGCAAATTAAAAAAGAGCTGGGCTTTCTCTTTCAAAGGGAGTTGAAAGATCCTCGCATCGGTTTTGTCACCGTCATGGGTGTAGAAGTAAGCAGCGATCTTTCCCAAGCGAAGATCTTTGTTAGCGTCATGGGGAGCGAGGAAGAGAAAAAAGAAACATTAAAAACCTTGGAGAAGGCGCAGGGCTTCCTCCGTTCTGAAATCGGGAAGCGTATTGAACTGCGGCACGTTCCGGAACTCATCTTCAAATTGGATACTTCCATTGATTATGGGGATCGTATCGAACGGATCCTTTCCGGGTTAAAAGAGGAGAAGAGTCATGAGAAATCATGA
- a CDS encoding bifunctional riboflavin kinase/FAD synthetase, translated as MKSIKIIPIQTAPYEGERGELSLAIGNFDGVHRGHQAVIREAVRFARQEGISSGVVTFHPHPRTIVLGEEAPVLTPLPDKIELIEELGVDRLYLIHFNKEFSTLSPSSFIQNILLPLGVRHIAVGFDFRFGHKGEGTANFLRDAGKDRFSVSIVAPVLDGEEKISSSLIRSLILEGKVEEVIPYLNHPHSIRGEVVHGEKRGRLLGFPTANLHCREQYLLPASGVYGVKVKHGERFYSGVMNIGVKPTFQGEAKTTAEVHLLDMEGNLYGEELKVFFLFRIREERRFPSLEALKDQIASDIQFARERLL; from the coding sequence ATGAAATCGATAAAAATCATACCGATCCAAACAGCACCTTATGAAGGGGAACGAGGGGAGCTTTCCCTCGCCATCGGAAATTTTGACGGGGTTCATCGAGGCCACCAGGCTGTGATTCGGGAAGCGGTCCGCTTTGCCCGGCAAGAGGGAATCTCGTCGGGAGTGGTCACTTTCCATCCCCATCCAAGAACCATTGTATTGGGAGAAGAAGCTCCCGTTCTTACCCCGCTGCCCGACAAAATCGAGTTGATCGAAGAGTTGGGGGTAGATCGTCTTTATCTCATCCATTTTAACAAAGAGTTTTCCACCCTTTCCCCCTCATCATTTATACAAAACATCCTTCTCCCTCTAGGAGTCCGCCATATTGCGGTGGGATTTGATTTTCGCTTTGGCCATAAAGGAGAGGGAACGGCGAACTTTTTACGCGACGCCGGGAAAGATCGGTTTTCCGTCTCCATCGTAGCCCCGGTCCTTGATGGAGAGGAGAAAATCAGCAGCTCCTTGATTCGCTCCCTCATTCTGGAGGGAAAGGTGGAAGAGGTGATCCCTTATCTCAACCATCCCCACTCCATCCGGGGAGAGGTGGTCCACGGGGAAAAGAGGGGAAGGCTCCTAGGTTTTCCTACCGCCAACCTTCATTGCCGAGAGCAATACCTTCTTCCCGCCTCCGGCGTATATGGAGTAAAGGTTAAGCACGGGGAGAGGTTTTATTCCGGTGTGATGAACATCGGGGTGAAACCCACTTTTCAGGGAGAGGCGAAAACGACGGCAGAGGTTCATCTTTTGGATATGGAAGGGAATCTTTATGGAGAAGAATTAAAGGTATTTTTCCTCTTCCGAATCCGCGAAGAGCGAAGATTTCCTTCCCTTGAGGCCTTAAAAGATCAGATTGCTTCGGATATCCAATTTGCAAGGGAACGGCTCCTGTGA
- a CDS encoding DHH family phosphoesterase has translation MRNHEKNLEILNWLKEGDEFLLVSHIQPDGDATGSLIAMGEILTSLKKKAVLANDGVTPARFSFLDGFIQIQNVSQAPLTKKYRRLITVDCADWGRIGKVEEAVDSNTEILNIDHHPTNDHFGHYHLIRPEASSTCEVIFDWLRDVELPLTPPLAEALYTGYLTDTGGFRYSNTNAKVLLDASVLVQAGANPHKIAENALETTTYAHLNLLSRVLSTLEIRFGGKVAFLTVPLSLLQETSANKEDTEGLVNYGRNIEGVEVAVLLRESQEGVKVSFRSKAEVDVSDIAKKMGGGGHVRASGALLKRSLQEARRDVESILAPLFEGEN, from the coding sequence ATGAGAAATCATGAGAAGAATCTCGAGATCCTAAATTGGCTGAAAGAGGGGGATGAATTCCTCCTCGTTTCCCACATACAGCCCGACGGGGATGCGACGGGCTCCTTGATCGCGATGGGGGAGATCCTGACGAGCTTAAAGAAAAAAGCCGTTTTGGCAAACGATGGGGTTACCCCTGCCCGTTTTTCCTTCTTGGACGGATTTATTCAAATCCAAAACGTAAGCCAAGCTCCCCTGACGAAAAAATACCGTCGCCTGATCACCGTCGATTGCGCAGATTGGGGTCGGATTGGGAAGGTGGAGGAAGCGGTTGATTCAAATACCGAGATTTTAAACATCGATCATCACCCTACCAACGATCATTTTGGGCATTATCATCTGATTCGCCCGGAAGCAAGTTCCACCTGTGAGGTGATCTTTGATTGGCTGCGGGATGTGGAACTCCCCCTCACTCCGCCTCTCGCTGAGGCATTATACACAGGGTATTTAACGGATACGGGAGGGTTCCGCTATTCCAACACAAACGCCAAGGTCCTTCTAGATGCCTCGGTCCTCGTTCAGGCCGGTGCCAATCCCCATAAGATAGCGGAGAACGCCTTAGAAACCACCACCTATGCGCATCTTAACCTATTAAGCCGCGTTCTTTCTACGTTGGAGATTCGTTTCGGCGGAAAGGTGGCCTTTCTTACCGTTCCCTTATCCCTCCTTCAGGAAACTTCGGCCAATAAGGAAGATACCGAAGGGCTGGTCAACTATGGACGAAATATCGAAGGGGTAGAGGTGGCCGTTTTGCTCCGGGAATCGCAGGAGGGAGTCAAGGTAAGTTTTCGCTCTAAAGCAGAGGTAGATGTAAGCGACATTGCCAAGAAGATGGGAGGCGGTGGACATGTTCGCGCCTCGGGTGCCCTTCTAAAGAGGAGTTTGCAGGAGGCTCGCCGCGATGTGGAGAGCATCTTGGCCCCTTTATTTGAGGGGGAGAATTAA
- a CDS encoding polysaccharide deacetylase family protein yields MKRRTLGFILVLVFVVGIFQWEPVGKYLEVFGNPTSAPEEDPFYQKIVQEAKGKEEAPIEPWIDPVWKLTPGYNGIRVNLDETYRVSRNKGGKVQWVTEEIKPRKTLWDFPPTPIYRGNPRKKMVAFMINVAWGNEYIEPILSTLREKQVKATFFFDGSWLKKNPELARTILADGHEVGNHAYTHPQMSRLSRERIIEEISGTNKEIEQVLGITSKYFAPPSGDYDSRVVSEAWKQKMLTVLWTLDTVDWRKPSTEEMVTRIVRKASPGNLILMHPTKPTAEGLKEMIEGIEAKGIRIGTVSQLLSSSRFPLENPDNF; encoded by the coding sequence ATGAAAAGGAGAACCTTGGGATTTATCCTTGTTCTCGTATTCGTCGTAGGCATTTTCCAATGGGAACCTGTGGGAAAATATTTGGAGGTTTTTGGGAATCCCACATCGGCTCCAGAAGAAGATCCCTTTTACCAAAAAATCGTACAAGAGGCAAAAGGAAAAGAAGAGGCCCCCATCGAACCTTGGATCGACCCCGTCTGGAAGCTGACGCCGGGGTACAATGGGATACGGGTAAATCTGGATGAAACCTATCGGGTCTCCCGGAATAAGGGGGGCAAGGTTCAGTGGGTGACGGAAGAGATCAAGCCGAGGAAAACCCTTTGGGATTTCCCCCCTACCCCGATCTATCGGGGGAATCCCAGAAAAAAGATGGTTGCCTTCATGATCAATGTGGCATGGGGGAATGAATATATCGAACCCATTTTATCTACGTTGAGGGAAAAACAGGTAAAAGCCACTTTTTTCTTCGACGGATCTTGGTTGAAGAAGAATCCCGAATTGGCTCGCACCATCCTCGCAGATGGGCATGAGGTCGGAAACCATGCCTATACCCATCCTCAAATGTCGCGGCTGAGCAGAGAGAGGATCATAGAGGAGATTTCCGGGACCAATAAGGAGATTGAACAAGTTTTAGGAATAACGTCGAAGTATTTTGCCCCTCCTTCCGGTGATTATGATTCCCGGGTGGTGTCGGAGGCATGGAAGCAAAAGATGTTGACGGTACTGTGGACATTGGATACGGTAGATTGGCGGAAACCTTCGACGGAGGAAATGGTGACTAGGATCGTAAGAAAAGCTTCTCCAGGAAATCTCATTCTGATGCATCCCACGAAGCCAACGGCAGAAGGATTGAAGGAAATGATTGAAGGAATTGAGGCGAAGGGAATTCGTATCGGGACGGTAAGTCAACTTCTCTCTTCCAGCCGTTTCCCCCTTGAGAACCCGGATAATTTTTGA
- the infB gene encoding translation initiation factor IF-2 encodes MPPSPQVEEKTEQPRRRVQKKKDFEPSEEAKRTLKKSSKIKVIAPPLDFEDERGEVVRGKKRNKNKKNKDIIFGEDKETPTKIVIGETINVGEFAKMMGKEPGEVIKKLLLLGVMATINQEIEFDVASLVAGDYGIEVEKKVIINEDEFETIEEHDDPENLVERPPVVTIMGHVDHGKTTLLDSIRHTRVTATEAGGITQHIGAYQVEINGKWITFLDTPGHEAFTAMRARGAKVTDITILVVAADDGVMPQTIEAINHAKAANVPIIVAVNKVDKPNANPDRVKQELSEYGLVPEEWGGDTIFVHVSALKGEGIHELLEMILLVAEVQELKANPNKRARGTVIEAELDKGKGPVATVLVQSGTLRVGDSVVVGTAYGRIRSMTNDLGRRLKEAPPSTPVAITGLDSVPEAGDQFMVFEDDGKAKTIASHRAMKKREIELKKNQVSLDDLFSQIKEGEIKDLNLIIKADVQGSVEALKSSIEKIHVDGVRVRIIHTGVGAINESDVTLASASNAVIIGFNVRPVANAKAMAEQEKVEIRLHCIIYKVIEEIENALKGMLEPVYEEKVIGQVEVRQIFKVSKVGTIAGCYVMEGKITRDSGVRVIRDGIVIYEGKLDSLKRFKDDAREVSQGYECGLTIKNYNDIKEGDVLEAFVMETVKQ; translated from the coding sequence CAGCAAGATAAAAGTAATCGCTCCTCCCCTTGATTTTGAAGATGAACGAGGTGAAGTGGTTCGAGGCAAAAAGCGGAATAAAAACAAGAAGAATAAAGACATCATCTTTGGTGAGGATAAAGAGACGCCGACGAAGATCGTGATTGGGGAGACCATCAACGTTGGAGAATTTGCCAAGATGATGGGGAAAGAACCGGGAGAAGTGATTAAGAAGCTCCTTCTCCTCGGAGTGATGGCGACCATAAACCAGGAGATTGAATTTGATGTGGCCAGCCTTGTAGCTGGGGACTATGGCATTGAAGTGGAGAAAAAAGTGATCATCAATGAGGATGAGTTTGAAACCATCGAAGAGCATGATGATCCGGAGAACCTCGTTGAACGCCCCCCGGTTGTTACGATAATGGGGCATGTTGACCATGGGAAAACCACCTTGCTCGACTCGATCCGGCATACCCGGGTAACGGCAACCGAAGCAGGGGGAATCACCCAACACATTGGAGCTTATCAGGTAGAAATCAATGGGAAATGGATCACCTTCCTTGACACGCCGGGCCATGAAGCGTTTACAGCCATGCGGGCCAGGGGGGCAAAGGTGACCGACATTACCATCCTTGTGGTGGCCGCCGATGACGGAGTCATGCCCCAGACCATTGAGGCGATTAACCACGCGAAAGCCGCCAACGTCCCCATCATCGTAGCCGTCAATAAGGTAGATAAGCCCAATGCCAATCCGGATCGGGTGAAACAGGAGCTTTCCGAATATGGGTTGGTTCCGGAAGAATGGGGAGGAGATACGATCTTCGTCCACGTTTCCGCCTTGAAAGGGGAGGGAATTCATGAACTCCTCGAAATGATTCTCCTCGTAGCCGAAGTTCAAGAATTAAAAGCGAATCCTAATAAACGGGCAAGGGGAACCGTGATCGAGGCGGAGTTGGATAAGGGGAAAGGTCCTGTTGCTACCGTCCTCGTTCAGTCGGGAACGCTCCGCGTCGGAGACTCTGTGGTGGTTGGCACCGCCTACGGACGGATTCGCTCGATGACGAATGACCTCGGTCGCAGGCTAAAAGAGGCTCCACCCTCAACCCCTGTAGCCATCACCGGGTTGGACAGTGTTCCCGAGGCAGGAGATCAGTTCATGGTCTTTGAAGATGACGGCAAAGCGAAAACCATTGCCTCCCACCGGGCCATGAAGAAAAGGGAGATTGAACTGAAGAAGAATCAGGTAAGTTTGGATGATCTGTTCAGCCAGATCAAAGAGGGAGAGATTAAAGATCTCAACCTCATCATCAAGGCAGACGTGCAAGGTTCTGTGGAAGCCTTGAAGAGCTCCATCGAAAAAATTCATGTGGATGGGGTTCGCGTCCGCATCATTCACACCGGTGTAGGGGCGATTAATGAATCGGACGTTACCCTTGCCTCTGCCTCTAATGCCGTCATCATCGGCTTTAATGTCCGCCCAGTGGCCAATGCAAAAGCGATGGCGGAACAGGAAAAGGTGGAGATTCGTCTCCACTGCATCATCTACAAGGTGATTGAGGAGATTGAAAACGCCTTGAAAGGAATGCTCGAGCCTGTCTATGAGGAAAAGGTGATCGGGCAGGTTGAAGTTCGGCAAATTTTCAAAGTCTCCAAGGTAGGAACCATCGCAGGGTGCTATGTGATGGAAGGAAAGATTACCCGGGATTCAGGTGTGCGGGTGATCCGGGACGGAATCGTCATTTACGAAGGGAAACTGGATTCCCTGAAGCGCTTTAAGGATGATGCCCGTGAAGTATCCCAGGGGTATGAATGTGGGTTAACCATCAAGAATTATAACGATATTAAGGAAGGCGATGTTTTAGAAGCCTTCGTCATGGAGACGGTAAAACAATAA
- a CDS encoding M16 family metallopeptidase produces the protein MVERIRLANGVRILLEQIPSVRSVAVGYWVKAGSLYEEKENNGISHFIEHMLFKGTKNRTAREIAQAFDRLGGQVNAFTSKEYTCYYAKVLDTHLDQAMEILTDMYHHSLFDHGEMEKEKKVILEEISMVEDTPDDLIHDLIAQATFGDHPIGLNILGQVHTLESFTRKEIDAYMEERYRPENLVISIAGHFDRTVVDKWIQAFSGLNRMEGIKREIPLPRYTEGEIKRFKPELEQAHLTLSLPGLPFGHPDIYSLILLNTVLGGSMSSRLFQQIREEKGLAYNVYSYHSSYQETGFMVIYAGTRPDQLGEVEKIIQDTLENLMVKGVTHEELEGTKEQLKGNLMLSLESTNSRMSRNGKNELLLERHPTLDELIATIDAVTEERLLRLARELFQKPLAKVVILPGSSKETVEEIE, from the coding sequence TTGGTAGAAAGAATCCGGTTAGCAAACGGCGTACGAATCCTTTTAGAACAGATCCCTTCGGTCCGCTCCGTCGCGGTAGGTTATTGGGTGAAAGCCGGGTCCCTCTATGAGGAGAAGGAGAACAACGGCATTTCTCATTTTATTGAGCATATGCTTTTTAAGGGAACGAAGAATCGTACGGCGAGGGAGATTGCCCAAGCCTTTGATCGATTGGGAGGTCAGGTGAATGCCTTTACCTCCAAGGAATATACCTGCTATTATGCGAAGGTTCTGGATACCCATTTGGATCAAGCGATGGAAATTCTCACAGATATGTATCATCATTCCCTTTTTGACCACGGGGAGATGGAGAAGGAGAAAAAAGTGATCCTGGAAGAGATCAGCATGGTGGAGGATACCCCTGATGATCTCATCCATGATCTGATCGCCCAAGCCACCTTTGGGGATCATCCCATTGGGCTTAACATCCTGGGCCAGGTGCATACACTGGAATCCTTCACCCGGAAGGAAATCGATGCATATATGGAGGAGCGATACCGCCCGGAGAACCTTGTCATCTCCATCGCCGGACACTTCGATCGGACGGTGGTGGATAAATGGATCCAAGCATTTTCCGGGTTAAACAGGATGGAGGGGATAAAAAGAGAGATCCCTCTCCCCCGGTATACGGAAGGGGAGATCAAGCGATTCAAGCCTGAGTTGGAGCAAGCCCACCTTACCCTATCCCTCCCCGGGCTTCCTTTTGGACATCCGGACATTTATTCCTTGATTCTCCTCAACACGGTCTTGGGCGGTTCGATGAGCTCACGGCTGTTCCAACAGATTCGTGAGGAGAAGGGTTTGGCCTACAATGTTTATTCTTACCATTCCTCATACCAAGAGACGGGCTTTATGGTGATTTATGCGGGAACCCGCCCCGACCAATTGGGAGAAGTGGAGAAGATTATTCAGGATACCTTAGAAAACCTCATGGTGAAGGGTGTGACGCATGAGGAATTGGAGGGAACAAAAGAGCAGTTAAAAGGAAATCTTATGCTTAGCTTAGAAAGCACCAATAGCCGCATGAGCCGGAATGGGAAGAATGAACTTCTTTTGGAACGACATCCTACGTTAGATGAGCTGATCGCAACCATCGATGCGGTGACGGAAGAGCGTCTTCTCCGCCTTGCCCGGGAACTCTTTCAAAAGCCTTTAGCCAAAGTGGTGATCCTCCCCGGTTCTTCGAAAGAGACGGTGGAAGAGATCGAGTAG
- the pnp gene encoding polyribonucleotide nucleotidyltransferase encodes MDQEVHTLELDIAGKKMTLETGKVAKQASGAVLVRFGDTVVLSTVTVSKEPKELDFFPLTVNYEERLYAVGKIPGGFIKREGRPSEKAILASRLIDRPIRPLFPEGFRNEVQIVNLVLSVDQDYSSEIAAMVGTSCALSISEIPFNGPIGGVIVGRVAGKYVINPTVEEAEKSDLHLVVAGTKDAVNMVEAGAKFLTEEEMLQGIIAGHTEIKKICEEIEKFAARVGKPKMEVTLYQVNEEIDHAVRDFAREKLIQAIQTPDKQARQEAIDAVNEETLNYFSTLYTEEEEIRQVSEILHNILKEEVRRLITHEKIRPDGRALTEIRPITTEVGLLPRTHGSGLFTRGQTQALSVCTLGALGDVQILDGLDLEEEKRFMHHYNFPPFSVGEARPLRAPGRREIGHGALGERALEPIIPSEEEFPYTIRLVSEVLESNGSTSQASICASTMALMDAGVPIKAPVAGVAMGLIKDGDHYSILTDIQGMEDHLGDMDFKVAGTDFGITALQMDIKIEGITYEIIDQALKQAKEGRLFILNKMRETIAEPRKNLSPYAPKIITLRIDPDKIREVIGPGGRMINKIIDETGVKIDIEQDGRVYIASPNMEQNMKAKKIIEDLVREVVVGETYLGTVKRIEKFGAFVEVIPGKEGLVHISQLAPNRVNKVEDVVKVGDTVLVKVIEIDDQGRVNLSRKAVLQAETGDDKGKRISS; translated from the coding sequence ATGGATCAAGAGGTTCACACGCTGGAACTTGATATTGCAGGAAAGAAAATGACATTAGAGACCGGCAAAGTGGCCAAACAGGCTAGCGGTGCCGTTCTGGTTCGTTTCGGGGACACGGTCGTCCTCTCTACCGTTACGGTCTCTAAAGAACCCAAGGAGCTTGATTTCTTTCCCTTGACGGTAAACTATGAAGAGCGTCTTTACGCGGTCGGGAAAATACCGGGTGGATTTATTAAGAGGGAAGGACGTCCCAGTGAAAAAGCGATTCTGGCCAGCAGGTTGATCGATCGTCCGATTCGCCCCCTCTTCCCGGAAGGGTTTCGCAATGAGGTACAAATTGTAAACCTCGTTCTCTCGGTGGATCAAGATTATTCCTCAGAAATTGCAGCCATGGTCGGAACTTCTTGCGCCCTTTCCATTTCTGAGATCCCCTTTAACGGCCCCATCGGAGGGGTGATCGTGGGACGGGTAGCGGGGAAATATGTGATCAATCCAACCGTGGAAGAGGCGGAAAAAAGCGACTTGCATCTCGTGGTGGCAGGTACGAAGGATGCCGTCAATATGGTGGAGGCAGGGGCAAAATTCCTCACGGAAGAAGAGATGTTGCAAGGGATTATTGCCGGCCATACGGAGATTAAGAAAATCTGTGAAGAAATCGAGAAATTCGCCGCGCGAGTGGGCAAGCCGAAAATGGAAGTGACCCTCTACCAGGTGAATGAAGAGATTGACCACGCCGTACGTGACTTTGCCCGGGAAAAACTGATTCAGGCCATTCAGACGCCGGATAAGCAAGCACGTCAGGAGGCCATTGATGCCGTCAATGAAGAGACGCTGAATTACTTCTCCACGCTCTACACGGAAGAGGAGGAGATCCGTCAAGTCTCCGAAATTCTCCATAATATCTTGAAAGAGGAAGTGCGTCGTTTAATTACCCATGAAAAGATTCGTCCGGATGGAAGGGCGCTGACGGAAATCAGGCCGATTACCACGGAGGTAGGACTTCTTCCCCGCACCCATGGCTCGGGGCTGTTTACCAGAGGTCAGACGCAAGCCTTATCCGTCTGTACCTTAGGGGCACTCGGCGATGTGCAGATCTTGGATGGCCTCGATCTGGAGGAAGAGAAGCGTTTCATGCACCATTACAACTTCCCGCCGTTCAGCGTAGGGGAGGCGCGTCCCTTGCGGGCGCCGGGCCGGCGAGAAATTGGCCATGGAGCCTTGGGAGAACGGGCTCTTGAGCCGATCATCCCCAGCGAGGAGGAATTCCCCTACACGATCCGCCTCGTCTCGGAAGTTTTAGAGTCGAACGGATCCACTTCCCAGGCCAGCATCTGTGCCAGTACCATGGCGCTCATGGATGCAGGCGTTCCCATTAAGGCCCCTGTAGCTGGGGTGGCGATGGGATTAATCAAAGATGGAGATCATTATTCCATCCTTACCGACATTCAGGGGATGGAAGACCATCTGGGGGATATGGATTTTAAGGTGGCCGGCACGGATTTTGGAATTACCGCCCTGCAGATGGACATAAAGATCGAAGGGATTACCTATGAGATCATTGACCAGGCTCTAAAACAAGCGAAAGAAGGGCGTCTCTTCATCCTGAATAAGATGCGGGAGACCATCGCCGAACCGCGGAAGAACCTCTCTCCCTATGCCCCGAAGATCATCACCTTACGCATCGACCCGGATAAAATCCGAGAAGTGATTGGCCCTGGCGGGCGCATGATTAACAAAATTATTGATGAAACCGGTGTGAAGATTGATATTGAACAAGACGGTCGGGTTTACATCGCCTCCCCTAACATGGAACAGAACATGAAGGCCAAGAAGATTATTGAGGACCTGGTGCGGGAAGTGGTTGTGGGTGAAACCTACTTAGGGACCGTGAAGCGGATCGAGAAATTTGGCGCTTTTGTAGAAGTGATCCCTGGAAAAGAGGGCTTGGTCCACATCTCACAATTGGCTCCAAACCGGGTCAATAAGGTGGAAGATGTCGTGAAGGTGGGCGATACCGTTTTAGTGAAAGTGATTGAAATTGATGATCAAGGAAGGGTAAATCTCTCCCGGAAAGCGGTTCTGCAGGCGGAGACGGGAGATGATAAAGGAAAAAGAATCTCAAGTTAA
- the dut gene encoding dUTP diphosphatase has product MSVEKMGKLQVRVKRVNDKVGRTIPTPFYATPGSAGLDLAACLDEPVILEPGRRAKIPTGIAIQIPHPGIVGLLFPRSGNALKHGISLTNAVGVIDSDYTGEIQVILQNLDPTDPFIIRPGDRIAQLIFLPIMQAELLFTDRLEETERQSGGFGSTGR; this is encoded by the coding sequence ATGAGTGTAGAGAAGATGGGAAAACTTCAGGTTCGGGTAAAGAGGGTAAACGATAAAGTGGGACGCACGATCCCGACGCCATTTTACGCGACTCCTGGTTCCGCAGGTTTAGACCTGGCGGCTTGTCTGGATGAGCCGGTGATCTTAGAACCGGGGAGAAGGGCAAAGATTCCCACGGGAATTGCCATCCAAATCCCCCATCCGGGGATTGTTGGGCTTCTCTTCCCGAGAAGCGGAAATGCCTTAAAGCACGGAATCTCCCTGACCAATGCCGTAGGGGTGATCGATAGCGACTATACCGGGGAGATCCAGGTGATTCTACAGAATTTGGACCCCACCGATCCCTTTATCATTCGCCCTGGAGATCGAATCGCCCAGCTTATTTTCCTCCCGATTATGCAGGCGGAGCTTCTCTTTACCGATCGCCTGGAGGAGACGGAGCGGCAGAGTGGAGGATTTGGCTCGACGGGAAGATAG
- the rpsO gene encoding 30S ribosomal protein S15 gives MALTPERKQEIIQEFKIHEGDTGSPEVQIAILTEKINYLNEHLRVHTKDHHSRRGLLKMVGHRRNLLNYLRKSDITRYRNLIEKLGLRR, from the coding sequence ATGGCACTCACTCCAGAGAGAAAGCAAGAGATTATCCAAGAATTTAAGATTCACGAGGGGGATACGGGATCTCCGGAGGTTCAGATTGCGATCCTGACGGAGAAGATCAATTACTTGAATGAGCATCTTCGCGTTCATACGAAAGATCATCATTCCCGTCGCGGTCTTCTGAAGATGGTTGGACATCGCAGAAACTTGTTGAATTACCTGAGAAAATCTGATATTACCAGATATCGGAATCTTATTGAGAAATTGGGATTACGCAGATAA
- the truB gene encoding tRNA pseudouridine(55) synthase TruB gives MRDGILVVAKPRGLTSHDVIQKVRRFLGIKRIGHAGTLDPEATGVLPLCIGRATKIVEYIQDRPKTYVAEWTGGVATDTEDQSGNVVERINGLHLTWEEVTSAFTSFIGPYAQTPPMYSAVKVKGKRLYELARQGKEVERTPRLVTIYDLMILDGNLEQDPPRVRFQVRCSKGTYIRTLCVDIGKKLGIPAHMSDLIRVESGGYHLEEAHSLEEIEEAAASGKVEELISPLEEALSFLPSLTLSKKWADKVIHGAALPRGFSHMPWQTGEKIRLVSDEGRLMAVYQVVNGEEIWAKPEKILFTEDPVDRGYAR, from the coding sequence ATGCGTGACGGAATCTTGGTTGTGGCGAAGCCACGGGGACTCACCTCCCATGACGTGATCCAAAAGGTGAGGAGGTTCCTCGGGATAAAACGGATAGGTCACGCGGGAACCCTGGATCCGGAAGCAACGGGCGTATTGCCGTTATGCATCGGACGTGCAACGAAAATCGTTGAATATATTCAGGACCGGCCTAAAACTTACGTGGCGGAATGGACCGGAGGCGTCGCGACCGATACGGAGGATCAGTCGGGAAACGTGGTAGAAAGGATCAACGGGCTGCACCTAACCTGGGAAGAAGTAACCTCGGCTTTTACCTCTTTCATCGGTCCGTACGCGCAGACCCCTCCCATGTATTCTGCGGTTAAGGTGAAAGGGAAGCGCCTCTATGAGCTGGCCCGCCAAGGGAAAGAGGTGGAACGTACCCCACGGCTTGTGACCATCTATGACCTTATGATCTTGGACGGGAATCTGGAGCAGGACCCGCCGAGAGTACGCTTTCAGGTTCGCTGTTCAAAAGGGACCTATATCCGGACCCTTTGTGTAGACATCGGCAAAAAGTTAGGAATTCCCGCCCATATGTCCGATCTGATCCGCGTAGAGAGCGGTGGATATCATCTTGAGGAGGCTCACTCCTTAGAGGAGATCGAAGAGGCAGCCGCCTCCGGGAAGGTGGAGGAGCTGATTTCTCCCCTTGAGGAGGCCCTTTCCTTTCTCCCCTCCCTCACCCTGAGTAAAAAATGGGCTGACAAAGTAATCCACGGAGCGGCCCTTCCCAGGGGTTTTTCCCATATGCCTTGGCAAACCGGGGAGAAAATCCGCCTAGTTTCCGACGAAGGAAGGCTGATGGCCGTCTACCAGGTGGTGAATGGTGAAGAAATTTGGGCAAAACCGGAGAAAATCCTTTTTACAGAGGATCCTGTTGATAGAGGATATGCAAGATGA